The following are encoded together in the Bradyrhizobium genosp. L genome:
- a CDS encoding branched-chain amino acid ABC transporter permease → MLALQILIDGFAISALYALGATGFTLIFGVSGVLNLSHGAIMVAAAVAAWAAASVLHLDIYSGALLGVAVALVMAFATYFAVVKPIQNSRRIPNEEKEIFVLTGTLLWGIMIQELIAYFFTNNAKTVLPIVEGVVDIFGNRTPRNNIFTALVCCLVIGLLWLLVNRTRTGKAVLAASMNPRGVTLLGLELTQIYIVVWGIYGILAGIAGVLLGMFLGVSSYSVGPLTASAFSIVVLGGLGSVSGSLIAAFVVGYLETLTAYLVSPAYRTIPALLLLVVVMYIRPQGLLGRR, encoded by the coding sequence ATGCTTGCGTTACAAATCCTGATCGATGGCTTCGCCATCAGTGCGCTCTACGCGCTCGGCGCCACCGGCTTCACCCTGATCTTCGGTGTTTCCGGCGTGCTCAATCTCTCCCACGGTGCCATCATGGTGGCCGCGGCGGTCGCGGCCTGGGCCGCGGCCAGCGTGCTTCACCTCGACATCTATTCCGGCGCGCTGCTCGGCGTCGCCGTGGCGCTGGTGATGGCGTTCGCGACCTATTTCGCGGTCGTGAAGCCGATCCAGAACTCCCGCCGGATCCCCAATGAGGAGAAGGAGATCTTCGTCCTCACCGGCACGCTGCTGTGGGGGATCATGATCCAGGAGCTGATCGCCTATTTCTTCACCAACAACGCCAAGACCGTGCTGCCGATCGTCGAGGGCGTGGTCGACATCTTCGGCAACCGCACGCCGCGCAACAACATCTTCACCGCGCTGGTCTGCTGCCTCGTGATCGGCCTGCTGTGGCTCCTGGTGAATCGCACCCGCACCGGCAAGGCGGTGCTGGCGGCCTCGATGAACCCGCGCGGCGTCACGCTGCTCGGGCTCGAACTGACCCAGATCTACATCGTGGTGTGGGGTATCTACGGCATCCTGGCCGGCATCGCCGGCGTGCTGCTCGGCATGTTCCTCGGGGTCAGCTCCTACAGCGTCGGGCCGCTGACCGCGAGCGCGTTCTCGATCGTGGTGTTAGGTGGCCTCGGCAGCGTCTCCGGCTCGCTGATCGCGGCGTTCGTCGTCGGCTATCTCGAGACCCTGACAGCCTATCTGGTGTCGCCGGCCTATCGCACCATTCCGGCGCTGCTGCTGCTGGTCGTCGTGATGTATATCCGGCCCCAGGGCCTCTTGGGGAGGCGCTGA
- a CDS encoding branched-chain amino acid ABC transporter permease, with amino-acid sequence MGNFFTSRLFFISLACVVVAATLPLYVSGYVLGLLTVAFYFGVFAMAWDLLFGFAGEVNFGPTFLIGVGAYTAGILNAQFGWSVYLCILLGALASVVAGFVLALPALRVRGPYFGLTTLVAVLMLQNFVVVFADLTGGEIGLTIPDVITINAGANYWIALGFMTISAAILYGLSQSPVGLVLQASGQDPVQAGALGFNIVKHKLAAFIVSAFFSGLSGALLVFYFGTASVGTVVDVAVGVNVIVSAVLGGRRTVLGAALGAIFLIVAGEFLRPTGELATFIVSAVALLVVLFFPGGFLGAALSREARS; translated from the coding sequence ATGGGCAACTTCTTCACCTCGCGCCTGTTCTTCATTTCGCTCGCCTGCGTCGTCGTGGCCGCGACGCTGCCGCTCTACGTCTCCGGCTATGTGCTCGGGCTCCTCACCGTCGCGTTCTATTTCGGCGTGTTCGCGATGGCCTGGGACCTCTTGTTCGGCTTCGCCGGCGAGGTCAATTTCGGGCCGACCTTCCTGATCGGCGTCGGCGCCTATACCGCCGGCATTCTCAACGCCCAGTTCGGCTGGTCGGTCTATCTCTGCATCCTGCTCGGCGCGCTCGCCTCCGTGGTCGCAGGCTTCGTGCTGGCGCTGCCGGCGCTGCGGGTGAGGGGACCGTATTTCGGCCTGACCACGCTGGTCGCGGTCTTGATGCTGCAGAATTTCGTGGTCGTGTTCGCCGATCTCACCGGCGGCGAGATCGGGCTGACGATCCCTGACGTCATCACCATCAATGCCGGCGCCAATTACTGGATCGCGCTCGGCTTCATGACCATCAGCGCGGCGATCCTCTACGGGCTGTCGCAATCGCCGGTCGGCCTCGTGCTGCAGGCGAGCGGGCAGGATCCGGTGCAGGCCGGCGCGCTCGGCTTCAACATCGTCAAGCACAAGCTCGCTGCTTTCATCGTCAGCGCGTTCTTCTCGGGGCTGTCGGGGGCGCTGTTGGTGTTCTACTTCGGCACCGCTTCGGTCGGCACCGTCGTCGACGTCGCGGTCGGCGTCAACGTGATCGTGTCAGCCGTGCTCGGCGGCCGTCGCACCGTGCTGGGGGCGGCGTTAGGGGCGATCTTCCTGATCGTCGCCGGCGAGTTCTTGCGGCCGACCGGCGAGCTGGCGACCTTCATCGTCTCGGCGGTGGCGCTGCTCGTCGTGCTGTTCTTCCCCGGCGGTTTCCTCGGCGCGGCCTTGTCACGCGAGGCGCGCTCGTAA